Genomic segment of Panicum virgatum strain AP13 chromosome 9N, P.virgatum_v5, whole genome shotgun sequence:
TTTTCTTCTGCTAACACGCTATCTAGATCATTAGTATCTAAAAAAAACACTAGATTGCAAGCTTTGCTAGTGCAATTAGGGTAGGGTTGTACCTCATGTCTGAGGGGGGAGGACGGAGGAACAGGCGGAACGGCAATGGCCGCTGGACCACTTTGCCTGCCCGGGTCCCCCATGGAGCTCTGACCAGAGAGTCCCGGTCCTTGATCCGAATCATGCATGGTAATGAGCACTGAATGGTCCATGCCTCCGACCCATGACATGAGGATGAAGGGTATCAAAATGTTCCGGGACTGCTTCTTGAACCACCATGCATGGTCTTCTCACACTTAAAGCAGTCAAATTGGAGTCAGTTGGCGTGCACTTAGAAGAAATCTTGATCAGTTGGGCCTTGGCTAATGCTGCACCGCATGCCCTGCCCCTACATGTCTGCTCAACACATAGCATCCAATGGTCTGCTGGTTTCGACAAATTAACAGCTTCAAACTGAAAGAGCATGGCAGTAAAAACCTCTTTGCTCTATCCCTTGGATCATAATGGTGTATACTGGAGCTTCCCCCCTGCTGTACCTACCAAACGCCCAAACCCTAACTTCGAAATGAAAAACAGGTGCGACGGTAGAGAAAAGGAGTGTCCGGTGTAAATGATTTAAAGCTGTTGTTGACGCCTTGTTGTATGTGCATTGAAAGAATAGAGGTCCACTGACGTATTGCTGTCGTCCAAAAGCTTATCTTCACCGTACATTCGGCTCCAAAAGCTTGCATTCATCACGCTTTTTACCACAAAACCCTTTTACAGTAATTTTCTATTACAGCCGAATGATTACGCAAAGGCACATGTAATTTAGGTGGTGGCCCATTTCTTAATCCGTTGCCTGTTTCCCTCTTGTTCCTGAACCGCTGCAAGAAAAGGGGCCAGAGTGATGTGTGCTTTTATCGTTCGGCATGCCTAGTTAAAAATACGGCCACTGTGAAAGGAATCTTACATCCTTCGTGTCTTGTCCCCTGCTGCTTTTTTCTACAGAGAGTTCAGATAGAGGGAGCGGAGCTGCATTCTGGAGTGGAGATAGACGTGTATAAAAGGGAAAGCTTGTGGCCTTTGGAGCCATACAATGATCAGGAACTGAGAGTGGCAAGAGCCAAGGAGTAAGCTCAGTAGGATACAGTTCGTGAGTCACTTCTCTGACATCAAGCAGTTACACTAGGTGAGGAACGAGCTCCTTCCTCTGGGTTCCTTTCTGATTTGCTCATCAATTTTCAATACCCTGTTCAATCATTTTTAAGCTTAGGAGCTGagtttggcatgatttttatccCTTTTCAGGCTTACCTACCCTTCTCATTTGTAGTAAACATATTTTTGGATCAGGACATTCTGATAACAATCAAACTTCTTTCAGTCTTCTATTTTCAGAAACCTACCAGACATATTGTAGCCTTAGACTGCTTTCATTCTTAAAGTTGCACAGTGCTCACTTCTTATCTGAATTCACTTCTGGTTAGAGGAGAGAGATAGAGTAGAAGCACACAATTCCACAATGCCCATGGAGCAAGTATTCAGGCACGGCGACAAAGATACGCTGAAGATGGCCATGCTGAAGCACGAACAGACTTTCAGACAGCAAGTAAGATCAAAGGCTTCATTCTCTCGAGCATTCCAATTTGCTTGCTGAGGACAATGCACTGATCAACATCTTCTCCCTTGACGTTacaggttcacgagctccatCGCTTATACAGGATCCAGAAGCTTCTGATGCGAGACCTCAAGAGGGAGCTCAAGAGCCAGAGGAACCTGTCGACCTCCCCGAACGGCGGCTCCACCGAGCACAGCAGAGGCGCGCTCGGCATGTGCGCCTACGAGCACCGCTACGCCGCTCGCGGTCCCGGCGGCTACGTAGCAGTAGCGACACCAACGCCCCGCACGGCGCTCAGCTTCGACGTCGTGGCGCCGGCCGTCGAGTACGTGCggagcgcggaggaggaggacgacgacgacgcggagGAGGAGACCGACGACGACGCGGAGCTGAAGCTCACGctggccgtgggcggcggcggggccaagAAGAGGTACGGCGAGTACCCGTCCGGCGGGGAGAGCctctcgtcgtcgtcgacggaGTCCGACGTGCTCAACGCCTCCGGCCGCGAGTGGCGCCAGGCGCGCGGCACGCCGTACCACCACAAGAGGAGGCCGGGCGCCGGGCTGGACGTGGTACAGGCGGTGGATGACGGCGTCGGGatgcaggcgccgccgccgctgctgttcCACTGGCTCAGCCTCAAGATGGCATGACGCTATGAGAGGGGGAACCAAAGAAACACATTGCATGTGTCGATTGCTGCTCCTAGTGTCACTGTGTGTGTCAGGGTGTTGACTTGCTACTGTTCTTCAGTTGAATGCTGCGTGTTCAGATCAAGTCTAGAAATTAAATCAATAATTGACTAGTCGTTCAGGAGAATGTAGGAGCCACTTCCCAAAATGTAAGGAGGCTGTAGGGGCTTGCTTTTCAGCTACAAGTGTGACTACCTAACGGCAAGTGCTTCTGCAGTTCTGCTCTTGTTGACGACAGATACAAGGCGGCGAAAATGCAAGACAAGTTCGGTGAAAACAATAGGACCTTGTGCCCTGCAAATTTCAGTGTGATGTTAATCGAATGGCTGGCTGATCCAAACTTGTGCCCCCTGAAAGCTTCATCACATACAGATCCTTGTGAAACATTGCTGCACGCCAACTCATATTTATGTTCAGTTCACTGATGGgcttccttttcttctcctGCTCGTGCTTCTATAACGTCCACATTCTTTCGTCGCGATAAATCGACTTTGAAGTCATCTTCCTCATCGTTGCCTTTGCGCCAAAAGGACGGAGAAAGCCACCCATATTGAAACTTGCTGGAGATAGAATTTGAGTAGAAAGCCTATATCTATCATCAATTTTCTAAAATAAAATTGTTTTGTTTACTGTATCATTTTATTTTGGATCATTTCATTGTTTATTTATGTAGTAGCTCCGTAGCTGGCTCTGCTAGCCTGAAATTTTTTTCTATTCTATTCTGAAAGAGTGATAGGTTTGATTTTCCGTACTGGAGAGATCGTCCGACATGGAGAGAGTATAGAGAAACAAAGATAAAAATAGCTTATGAAAGCACCTCTATGAACCGAACTACCACTgaatctatctatactataaaagttgaaataattgaaaacttttctcaccaagattaggccCACCATACCCCTCACGGAGGTCCCACTTATCAGGTCCAGAGGTTTGACGAAAGTGGGTGGAGTCCCATTTTTTTGATAGAAGAAAAATGTTTCCACCCAAaagctatattttttttcaccAAAAGTTTTACCCACCTCTTCTACCCGCAGTTTACTTTCCTTTTGATACCACACGCTCATGCGTGACAAAAATTTCAGCCGAACCACCCTGCGTGGCCGACcaatcaattcccataaattcacATAAATGTGAGGAAGAAAAAGTAAGTTCGGAAGGAAAAAAATTcctttgtttcttttcttttcttatttCCTTATGCACACGCACACAGTTTATTTTTTCCTTCCTTATCCACACGCACAAGGTTTGTGTTTGGAAGGAAAAAATATTCTTTTCTTCCTGTTGTTATGCCCACGCACACGAttcttttctttccttattATACACATGCATAAGGTTTCTTTGCAGcacagctttttttttttggaacgacACACGCACACCTTTTGCCTCCATTGTCCATGGCATCATAAAAGTTGAAACCATTGAAAAcctttctcaccaagattaggccTACCATTCCCTTCACggaggtcccacttgtcagGTCCAGAGGTTTGACGAAAGTGGGTGGAGTCCTATTTTTTTTGATAGAAGAAAAATGTTTCCACCCAAaagctatattttttttcaccAAAAGTTTTACCCACCTCTTCTACCCGCAGTTTACTTTCCTTTGATACCACACGCTCATGCATGACAAAAATTTCAGCTGAACCACCCTGCGTGGCCGACcaatcaattcccataaattcacATAAATGTGAGGAAGAAAAAGTAAGTTCGGAAGGAAAATATTCCTTTGTTTCTTTTCTTATTTCCTTATGCACACGCACACGGTTTATTTTTTCCTTCCTTATCCACACGCACAAGGTTTGTGTttggaaggaaaaaaatattCTTTTCTTCCTTTTGTTATGCCCACGCACACGAttcttttctttccttattATACACATGCATAAGGTTTCTTTGTAGCACAGCTTTTTTTTGGAACGACACACGCACACCTTTTGCCTCTATTGTCCATGCCTCCATGGCATCGGCGTCCTTGAAAACTTTGTCCCTGCCACCAGCGTTTAGGCCTCTCCACCGGCACCCtaggccaccgccgcccctatCCACCACCGGTGCACACGTCTCCCTATCTCTGTTGTCCCTGCCACCTGCGTCCAGGCCTCTTCGGCGTCCGTACATTTTTGTTCTAGTCACCGATGCCCTTGTCCACCGGCGCCCGTCGATCTGCTGACCACCGATGACGTCCCATATCATTTTGTCGCTGATAAAGGTAACGTTCTTCATTCCATTCGAATGTTGTGTTTCCCTTGTCGTGGTCGCTGGCATCCCCACGTGTTCTCCCAGCCCGTCCTAACATCACACATTTCATGGTCGTCGTCATCAGTCAGGGCCCTTTCTGTCCGTGGCCTAGGTCACCCTGTGCGCCCCTGATGTGCTTCTCGCTACCGTATCGATGAAAGGTCGAGCTCTTTGCTGAGACTGCTAGATgtaagatattgttctcatcaactTTTGAtacatttttttgtttgaataTGATGGCTATAGGGAACCATGTATTTTAAATATCTGTGTTAATAAAGATCCGTGATCCATGATCAGTTGAATATTTATCTTAGCAATGGATAGCCGCCGACCATCTGGAGATATCACAAACACGTGAATCATCGTAAAAGACAATTACGTGACGAGCCAGTTACCCATGATGTGGTCGTAGGTGTTTTTTTCATATCTTCTTAGCAATTTATAAACTTTGTGCTTCATGGTTATTTCATGATTCTTTTACAATTAAATGTGCTTCCACTAATCAAAGGGAGACTAAGCGGcaaaggaaaagagagaagtACGCAAGCATACGGGAAATTTATCAGCAGAAAAAGGCTGAGAAAGAAGCTGCTCGGAATAATATAGAGAACATCGGTATAATCTTTTTTCAAAACTGACCCATGTGTGAGTCTGCTAACTCAAAATGCATTGTCTATACGTAGGTGTTGCGTTTGTGATTAATGAAGCAAATATATCCAATAACATTGTTCAACAGCCGACTTCTGAGTTAAACGGGAGAACTACAGATGATTTTAATGATTCATGGTTGCATCGTAATAATTCTTTTCAAAGAATTCCATTGAAAGATAGACATACGAGTACATTTACGAGCCTATGATATTTCATGTTAGAGTTTTGTTTCTTATTTGAGAAATTACTGGGCTACTATTATTATTTAATATATGAAGAATACTTTATATAGAGATGTCTTGGAATCATGAGGTGTGTTTGTGCTACAGTTTTCTATAATGATGATGTGTAAGAACATGCATTTATATCGAGATATTTTTAGATGTTAGAATTCATGATGATTGGATATATGTATAGTGTATACGTTTAAACATACTTGGTGCGCTTTAGATTAAATAGTTTACTGTAGTGGTATGTTAGTGGATTTCTGAATTACCGAAATTTCCAGTTTAATGTGAGTCTTTGGATTAGTTTATATTAGATGAGATTCAATTGCTATGAGatattaataaataaattttaattttaataatCATTTGATGCAATCTGCactattaatattttttaatagTTCTTTAAATATTAGATCAtttaatgaatctaattatttttaaatattgtTTTTTAAACATGTGCCACCACtattaataaataaatttaaatttaataatCATTTAATGCaatctaattatttttaaatgttGTTCTATAAATACGCGCCATCTCCACTGGTTTCTAAAAAAACCGAACTACCGAAGAGGCGATGAAAGCGGGCCTTGTATGAATGCGCCACAGCAGCACGGCCCACGGAAGGGGAAAGTGCGGGCCCCACGTGAGCGCGAACAATCTACCTCAGGTTGCAAGTGGGGCGGGTTGCGGACAGCCGCAAGGCCACCACGCTCGCCGCAAATAAATTAAACGGGTTTGCGATTGTCCGCAAAGCCTGCCGTTGCGGTACCTAGGATCTCGTGGACTGTGCGGTAAATATGCTTAAACCCGCTTGACCCGCAAGCTAGAACTCACCTAGCTTTTTTCCTTGACAAAGCGTCACTTGAATGCCCAATATTGCCTAATTAGCTTCCAGAAATAGTacaaatatagaaaaataacAATATAATCCAAAACTGAATAGTGCATTCTATTATCAAATAATTAGCAACCAATTCAGGTCCTTCACGTGCATGCAGCAGCTCAACTTCAAAACACATACGGTTTTCTGAATACTAATTAAATGCCTGATACAGTACTGTGATAATCTCGATAGAAGTATTCTATCCCACTGAACACCCTGCTTGGTGAGAAAAATGGGTTGCAACACCTGACGTGTCCTTTTAAGAAAGAATATTAGAAACAGGCATCTGACAGTCTGATGATGCATGATGCAACATGCTCATGTTTCATCAACTTATGTTATAATTCACTATCTGGAGTACAACTGCGAATCTCCTTCAAGCACATACGGAGGACCTACAAGATCTGCAGTAAGGCATTCTTCAGTTACACCAATAATTTGCAGTTACCAAATAAATGTTTCCAAATTCCAAGTCGCAGATCATGCTGCTCATCTTTGCCGTTGCTTCGACTGAGGACCCACTGCAAGGAGAATCTTCTTCCTTGGGCCCTGAGAAAAAAACATCCATGAAAACTGAATCCAACTAGACAAACAAGAATTGTGTGCAAACTAGAGATTAGAGATAGCCAATGTCTTCTTTTAGTTCAGATCTTGTGCTTGTGAGCTCTCACATCCAAATTAAAGATATGTAAGCAATAAGCTGAGACAAACAACTATCATCCTAGATATGTAAGCAATATAAATTGACAAGAAATCAATTTGACTCATGTGTTCTATGACCCAAACAGTTAATTGAGTCCTCATCAATTTGAAATGTAGCATCAAGAAAACTGTAAGCATTGACAAGTGCTCTATGACTGGATTTGTTGATGCAGGTGCTGCAAATAGGCTAGAATACACACCGAGAAAACTGTGAATCATGTAATGTAACCAGGACTTGCACCAACAATGCCATAGCCTACAGGTGAGGGCAGCACGTAGCATAATTTGTTGTTTCAGACTCTAGCTCGTCAGAAAACTTTTGAAGATCATTAAATTCATTTCATCTAACCAGCATCAGAGAAAGAAACAAGGGTCAGATACCTATAACATTAAATTCATTTCATCGAACTGGTGAACAATTACAAAGGTTTCTCCCAAAACTAAGGTAGCTCATAGGCCCTGCTAGCTACTGAAATGACGATTATACACGGCCGGAAACAAGCCAGTGTCAGGCATGTATGTCTGCAGCACTAGCATTCCATGGCATTTGTATTCCTAGATTGGAGCACAATTCATCAATCAGAGATGGAGACTGTTCTTTAGTATTGTTTGATCCTCTACATTGCTCCTGACTTGGGACGTGGACTAGCTAAGTAAACCCCTAACCATTGAAGTACTGAATCATATACAAATTTATGATGAAGGTAAGCAATTAAGCAAATCTACCTGAGATGCAGACTTGCAGAGCAGCGCGCAGGGGTGGCTGCTACTTGGTGACATGGCAGAGCGTAACGGCTTAGCCCGCAGGCTGGCTGAGTAGTTGAGCGGAGACCACAGAAGCTAGATGCTCGGGCGCTGGCGCACTACTGTGCTGCTAGGcatctccacggcggcgccagaCTGGCCGGAGCAGTGGCAGTGTAGATGCAGGGCGTCTGGGTCGGCCCTCGAGCGACTTCGTGGTGGGCGGCGCGAGAAGATGACCGGTTATGGGCAGCGGGCGGTCGGACGGGGATTTGGGTGTCAAATGCATCGGGGTGGCTGGGCGGAGATGTCAACTATGgtggcggcgggccggcggcgacaGCCAGGTTTCGCGAGATCTGccgatgagaaaaaaaaaagtcctgCGGGTTCTTGCGGGTTTGTTCTGTGTCCGCGGGTTTTAGTAGGCTGTTCAACATCGGCCCACCAAAATTTTGGACCGTATAAGCCACGAACAACAATTTTGCGGGGCGGGTTTGCGGGCTCGTAGAAAAACCCGCCCGCCTGCAACCTGAAATCTACCTGTCGACGACGAAAAGCCAGCAGATTCCAGCGCCCGCCCGCCCCGTCCCCCTCTTCTCACCTCTAGTCATCTCTATCTCCCCCAACTTAATTAAATTAGCCCGACGAGAAATtccgcctccacctcgtccTCCCCCCTTCCGCCCGCCGAAACCCTAGCCCGTCCCGCCTCGCTGCCGGCGATGGTCGCCGCATGATCGGCGTGCCGCCTTGGGACCGCCTGCCGACCGGCATCGccaagcccgccgccgccgcggccgtcgtcgtcgcggcTCTCGCGTCCTCCTTCCTCGCCGTATCGCGCCCGCGCGCAGCCTCGGTCGCCGCGGGATCCGGGGTCGCCATGTCGAAGGCGAGGGTCTACGCCGACATCAACGTCGTGCGCCCCAAGGAGTACTGGGACTACGAGGCGCTCACCGTCCAATGGGGGTAAGGCGCTAACGTCACGTCACGTCACGTCCTAACTCCACTTGACGCAGCTTGCACGTTCGCGGTTAGGCATGTGATCCGTATGACCGTATGTATCACCGTTGGGATCATTAGTACTGGGAGGCCTGCTTGGCTGCTTTTGGACTTCATTATGTGTTTGTCTGCATCAAAGGGGGAGGGAATTCCTCTTCACTACAAGGCTTGGTTGAGCTGCATGATCATTTTATCTGGTTTAGCAGGGTACAGATAGGGCTGTATGAAAATTTAGAAATTAGGAGGAGCAGAAGATTGAAGTGGCAACAAATGTTGAGGCAATACCACAATAGAACCCTTTTTTTAGACTAAAAAAATACCCAACCTTCTTATAGCTGCATCATTTACCCAATTGTTTCACTAATCACTATTGACCATGTACTGATGGTGCATTGTTTATCTCTATCAGGACCAACTTAATTCCTTTGGCTATTTTTTCTGGTTGGTTGCGGTGCATATTACCTTTAGTCATTGTAGTAATGTCTTACTATTATCAGATTCTTTTTTGTTGATATGCTGTAGTTAACCTTTTG
This window contains:
- the LOC120690011 gene encoding uncharacterized protein LOC120690011 encodes the protein MPMEQVFRHGDKDTLKMAMLKHEQTFRQQVHELHRLYRIQKLLMRDLKRELKSQRNLSTSPNGGSTEHSRGALGMCAYEHRYAARGPGGYVAVATPTPRTALSFDVVAPAVEYVRSAEEEDDDDAEEETDDDAELKLTLAVGGGGAKKRYGEYPSGGESLSSSSTESDVLNASGREWRQARGTPYHHKRRPGAGLDVVQAVDDGVGMQAPPPLLFHWLSLKMA